Proteins co-encoded in one Afipia sp. P52-10 genomic window:
- a CDS encoding electron transfer flavoprotein subunit alpha/FixB family protein, which yields MATLLIAEHDNASVKDATNKALTAAAALGADVDVLVAGQDAKGAADAAAKLSGVKKVLLADNALYAHDLAEPLAALIVSLADKYDAIVAPATSRYKNVMPRVAALLDVMQVSEVIKVVSPDTFERPIYAGNAIQTVKSNDKKKVITVRTSTFAAAGNDGSATVENANAAADPGLSTFVGEEVAKSDRPELTSAKIIVSGGRAMQSRENFTKYIEPLADKLGAGVGASRAAVDAGYAPNDWQVGQTGKVVAPELYIAVGISGAIQHLAGMKDSKVIVAINKDEEAPIFQVADYGLVADLYQAVPELTAELAKAGK from the coding sequence ATGGCTACGCTGCTGATTGCCGAACACGACAACGCGTCGGTCAAGGACGCGACCAACAAGGCGCTCACGGCGGCTGCGGCACTCGGAGCCGACGTCGATGTGCTCGTCGCCGGACAGGACGCCAAGGGCGCGGCCGATGCGGCCGCCAAGCTCTCGGGCGTGAAGAAGGTGCTGCTCGCCGACAACGCGCTCTATGCGCACGACCTCGCCGAGCCGCTCGCCGCGCTGATCGTCTCGCTCGCCGACAAGTATGACGCGATCGTTGCGCCCGCGACCTCGCGCTACAAGAACGTGATGCCGCGTGTCGCCGCATTGCTCGACGTGATGCAGGTGTCGGAGGTGATCAAGGTGGTCTCGCCGGACACCTTCGAACGTCCGATCTATGCCGGCAACGCGATCCAGACCGTGAAGTCGAACGACAAGAAGAAGGTCATCACCGTTCGCACCTCGACCTTCGCTGCGGCCGGCAACGACGGCAGCGCCACGGTGGAGAACGCGAACGCGGCGGCCGACCCGGGCCTGTCGACCTTCGTCGGCGAGGAAGTCGCCAAGAGCGATCGTCCCGAGCTCACTTCGGCGAAGATCATCGTCTCCGGTGGCCGTGCCATGCAGAGCCGCGAGAACTTCACCAAGTACATCGAGCCGCTCGCCGACAAGCTCGGCGCAGGCGTCGGTGCATCGCGCGCTGCGGTCGATGCGGGTTATGCTCCGAACGACTGGCAGGTCGGCCAGACCGGCAAGGTGGTCGCTCCGGAACTTTATATCGCCGTCGGCATTTCCGGTGCGATCCAGCATCTCGCCGGTATGAAGGACTCCAAGGTGATCGTTGCGATCAACAAGGACGAAGAGGCGCCGATCTTCCAGGTTGCGGATTACGGCCTGGTCGCGGACCTCTATCAGGCAGTGCCTGAATTGACGGCAGAGCTGGCGAAGGCCGGCAAGTAA
- a CDS encoding electron transfer flavoprotein subunit beta/FixA family protein — MKVLVPVKRVVDYNVKIRVKSDGSGVELANVKMSMNPFDEIAVEEALRLKEAGKATEVVCVSIGPAQCTETIRTGLAMGADRGILVKAEGTVEPLAVAKILKAVADEEKPGLIILGKQAIDDDSNQTGQMLAALLGWSQATFASKVVIDGSDVTVTREVDGGLQTVKLKGPAIVTTDLRLNEPRYASLPNIMKAKKKPIGEKTAADYGVDLTPRQEVLKTTEPPGRKAGVKVKDVAELVSKLKNEAGVI, encoded by the coding sequence ATGAAGGTTCTTGTGCCAGTGAAGCGGGTCGTTGATTACAACGTTAAAATCCGCGTCAAGAGTGACGGTTCGGGTGTTGAGCTCGCCAACGTCAAGATGTCGATGAACCCGTTCGACGAAATTGCCGTTGAGGAAGCGCTCCGCCTCAAGGAGGCCGGCAAGGCGACCGAGGTCGTCTGCGTTTCGATCGGCCCGGCGCAGTGCACCGAGACGATCCGTACCGGTCTCGCCATGGGCGCCGACCGCGGCATCCTGGTCAAGGCCGAGGGAACCGTCGAGCCGCTCGCGGTCGCGAAGATTCTCAAGGCCGTCGCCGACGAAGAGAAGCCGGGCCTGATCATCCTCGGCAAGCAGGCGATCGACGACGACTCCAACCAGACCGGCCAGATGCTGGCCGCGCTGCTCGGCTGGTCGCAGGCGACCTTCGCTTCGAAGGTCGTGATCGACGGGTCCGACGTGACGGTGACGCGTGAGGTCGATGGCGGTCTGCAGACCGTGAAGTTGAAGGGGCCGGCGATCGTCACCACCGACCTGCGCCTGAACGAGCCGCGTTATGCGAGCCTGCCCAACATCATGAAGGCCAAGAAGAAGCCGATCGGCGAGAAGACCGCCGCTGACTACGGTGTCGACCTGACGCCGCGTCAGGAAGTCCTGAAGACCACCGAGCCGCCGGGCCGCAAGGCTGGCGTCAAGGTCAAGGACGTCGCCGAGCTTGTGTCGAAACTGAAGAATGAGGCCGGGGTTATCTGA
- a CDS encoding cob(I)yrinic acid a,c-diamide adenosyltransferase, whose translation MVVLNRIYTRTGDDGTTALGSGERRPKYDLRVSSYGTVDETNAAIGVARLHIDAASRLGTMLAAIQNDLFDVGADLAVPDRPGKAERLRIVQSQVDRLERDIDELNANLAPLTSFVLPGGHAGAAYLHVARTICRRAERLMAELAARSDEPVSPAALKYMNRLSDFLFVAARAMNDNGRADVLWVPGQNR comes from the coding sequence ATGGTGGTCCTCAATCGCATCTATACCCGCACCGGCGATGACGGAACGACAGCGCTGGGCTCCGGCGAGCGCCGGCCGAAGTATGACCTGCGCGTTTCATCATATGGAACTGTTGACGAGACCAACGCGGCGATCGGCGTCGCCCGGCTGCATATCGATGCTGCGTCCCGGCTCGGCACGATGCTGGCCGCCATTCAGAACGACCTGTTCGATGTCGGCGCCGACCTCGCAGTTCCCGACCGGCCGGGCAAGGCCGAGCGGCTGCGGATCGTGCAATCGCAGGTGGACCGGCTGGAGCGCGATATCGATGAGCTGAACGCGAACCTGGCGCCGCTGACCTCGTTCGTATTGCCCGGCGGTCATGCCGGGGCGGCGTATCTGCATGTCGCCCGGACGATTTGCCGCCGCGCCGAGCGGCTGATGGCCGAACTTGCGGCGCGCAGCGACGAGCCGGTGAGCCCCGCTGCGCTTAAGTATATGAACCGTTTGTCTGACTTTCTGTTTGTCGCCGCCCGCGCGATGAACGATAACGGAAGGGCGGACGTGCTGTGGGTGCCCGGTCAGAACCGTTGA
- a CDS encoding twin transmembrane helix small protein — MAGFLSNFLVPVAIAAVAVVLLLGLLNMMRGGSPDTSQRLMRLRVLLQFVAIIVAMAALWAMGR, encoded by the coding sequence ATGGCAGGTTTTCTGAGCAACTTTCTGGTCCCGGTCGCGATCGCTGCGGTTGCGGTGGTGCTACTGCTGGGGCTGCTCAACATGATGCGCGGCGGCTCGCCGGACACCTCGCAGCGGCTGATGCGGCTGCGCGTGCTGTTGCAGTTCGTCGCGATCATCGTGGCGATGGCCGCGCTGTGGGCGATGGGGCGCTGA
- a CDS encoding YihY/virulence factor BrkB family protein, with the protein MKYVRYIYRVSMHAFEKFLIDDGWAIASHIALSALMALFPFLIVITALAGFFGSAQLADQAAELILDTWPERVANAIAGEIHNVLTRAQGGVLTIGLVLAIYFASNGVESLRVGLNRAYGVVETRAWYWLRLESIGYTLLAAVSLLSLAFLIVLAPLLIAAARHYFPIEMEINESFITFARLGLATLSMIVALFIVHMWLPAGTRKLCDIVPGILLTIVGSLASGTLFGKYLEEFANNYVTTYAGLASVIIALVFLYFIASIFVYGGEFNAAIMKTKLPDSDSKPT; encoded by the coding sequence GTGAAATACGTCCGCTACATCTATCGCGTTTCGATGCACGCCTTCGAAAAGTTCCTGATCGATGACGGCTGGGCGATCGCCAGCCACATCGCGCTGTCGGCCTTGATGGCGCTGTTTCCGTTTCTGATCGTCATCACGGCGCTGGCCGGCTTCTTCGGCTCGGCGCAGCTCGCCGACCAGGCGGCCGAGCTCATCCTCGACACCTGGCCCGAGCGCGTCGCCAATGCCATCGCCGGCGAAATTCACAACGTCCTCACCCGCGCGCAGGGGGGCGTGCTGACCATCGGCCTCGTCCTGGCGATCTACTTCGCCTCCAACGGGGTCGAGAGCCTGCGTGTCGGCCTGAACCGCGCCTATGGCGTGGTGGAAACGCGGGCCTGGTACTGGCTGCGGCTGGAATCGATCGGTTATACGCTGCTCGCGGCGGTGTCGCTGCTGTCGCTCGCCTTCCTGATCGTGCTGGCGCCGCTGCTCATCGCCGCCGCGCGGCACTACTTCCCGATCGAGATGGAAATCAACGAGTCGTTCATCACCTTCGCGCGGCTCGGGCTGGCGACGCTGTCGATGATCGTCGCGCTGTTCATCGTCCACATGTGGCTGCCCGCAGGGACTCGCAAACTGTGTGACATCGTGCCCGGCATCCTGCTGACGATCGTCGGCTCGCTCGCCTCCGGCACCCTGTTCGGCAAATATCTCGAGGAATTCGCCAACAACTACGTGACGACCTATGCAGGTCTCGCGTCGGTCATCATCGCGCTGGTGTTCCTGTATTTCATCGCCTCGATCTTCGTTTATGGCGGCGAGTTCAACGCCGCGATCATGAAGACCAAACTGCCCGACAGCGACAGCAAGCCGACATAG
- a CDS encoding radical SAM protein produces MQPQRRFCLVLVKPSHYDDDGYVIQWMRSPIPSNSLAALYGIAQDCDERAALGADVRIEIHALDETNTRIRPKQLARMIRAAGSGMVLMVGVQSNQFPRALDLAGALRDLGIDVCIGGFHVSGVHSMLKGVDADLDRARAMGVSLFAGEAEGRLDEVLQDAMASKLKPLYNFINDLPPIEGAPIPLMAAQRALRTAGGVTSFDAGRGCPYQCSFCTIINVQGRKSRRRSPDDIEKIVRVNYAQGLRSFFITDDNFARNKDWEAILDRLIHLREVEKLNIGFIIQVDTLCYKLPNFVAKCARAGVRRVFIGLENINPQNLMGAKKKQNKITEYRQMLLAWKSARVITYAGYILGFPNDTPESIMHDIDVIKRELPVDLLEFFCLTPLPGSEDHQTLVRAGAPLDADLNRYDTNHVCTTHAKMSAEEWHRAYRMAWQRYYTTEHITTIMRRVASSGGNASNALFLITWFKGSIDFENIHPLETGFLRRKFRKDRRPGQPLEPVWRFYPRYYGETAVKLVRWGALYLRLRKIYLGIKRDPKRFAYTDLAMTPWSEDDSSGELFSSEAAKLYVGQQRRLQDIRAASGQAGVLPASARAAP; encoded by the coding sequence ATGCAGCCGCAACGGCGTTTTTGTCTCGTGCTTGTCAAACCCTCGCATTACGACGACGACGGCTACGTCATCCAATGGATGCGCTCGCCGATCCCCTCCAATTCACTAGCGGCGCTATACGGCATCGCCCAGGACTGCGACGAGCGGGCGGCGCTCGGCGCCGATGTCCGCATCGAGATCCATGCGCTCGATGAGACCAACACCAGGATCAGGCCGAAGCAACTCGCCCGCATGATCCGCGCCGCCGGCAGCGGCATGGTGCTGATGGTCGGCGTGCAGTCGAACCAGTTTCCGCGCGCGCTCGATCTCGCCGGCGCGCTGCGCGATCTCGGCATCGACGTCTGCATCGGCGGTTTCCACGTTTCGGGCGTGCACAGCATGCTGAAAGGGGTCGATGCGGATCTTGATCGGGCGCGCGCCATGGGCGTGTCGTTGTTCGCGGGCGAGGCTGAAGGACGGCTCGACGAGGTGCTGCAGGACGCGATGGCCTCGAAGCTCAAGCCGCTCTACAACTTCATCAACGACCTGCCGCCGATCGAGGGAGCGCCGATCCCGTTGATGGCGGCGCAGCGGGCGCTGCGCACGGCCGGAGGCGTCACCAGCTTCGACGCCGGGCGCGGCTGTCCTTACCAGTGCTCGTTCTGCACCATCATCAACGTGCAGGGGCGCAAGTCGCGCCGCCGCTCGCCGGACGACATCGAGAAGATCGTCCGGGTCAACTATGCCCAGGGCCTGCGCAGCTTCTTCATCACCGACGACAACTTCGCCCGCAATAAGGATTGGGAGGCAATTCTCGATCGCCTGATCCATCTGCGCGAGGTGGAGAAGCTCAACATCGGCTTCATCATCCAGGTCGATACGCTCTGCTACAAGCTGCCGAACTTCGTCGCGAAATGCGCGCGGGCGGGCGTGCGCCGCGTGTTCATCGGGCTCGAGAACATCAACCCGCAGAACCTGATGGGAGCCAAGAAGAAGCAGAACAAGATCACTGAGTACCGGCAGATGCTGCTGGCCTGGAAATCCGCGCGGGTCATCACCTATGCCGGTTACATCCTGGGCTTTCCCAACGATACGCCCGAGTCGATCATGCACGACATCGACGTGATCAAGCGCGAGCTGCCCGTCGATCTGCTCGAGTTCTTCTGCCTGACGCCGTTGCCGGGCTCGGAGGATCACCAGACGCTGGTGCGGGCGGGTGCGCCGCTCGATGCCGATTTGAACCGCTACGACACCAATCACGTCTGCACCACGCACGCGAAAATGTCGGCGGAGGAATGGCACCGTGCCTACCGGATGGCATGGCAGCGCTACTATACGACGGAACACATCACGACGATCATGCGCCGCGTGGCCTCCAGCGGCGGCAATGCCAGCAACGCGCTGTTCTTGATCACCTGGTTCAAGGGCAGCATCGACTTCGAGAACATCCACCCGCTCGAAACCGGATTTCTGCGGCGGAAATTCCGCAAGGATCGTCGGCCGGGCCAGCCGCTGGAGCCGGTCTGGCGGTTCTATCCACGTTACTACGGCGAGACCGCGGTCAAGCTGGTGCGCTGGGGTGCACTCTATCTACGCTTGCGCAAGATCTATCTCGGCATCAAGCGCGACCCCAAGCGCTTCGCCTACACCGATCTGGCGATGACGCCCTGGAGCGAAGACGACAGCTCCGGCGAGTTGTTCTCGAGCGAGGCGGCGAAGCTCTATGTCGGACAGCAGCGGCGGCTGCAGGACATCCGCGCGGCCTCCGGCCAGGCCGGGGTCTTGCCGGCGTCTGCGCGGGCGGCGCCGTGA
- a CDS encoding ATP-binding protein, which yields MPRKRTPGHSGARTVPPSKPFRKKTSGKKTPRKKALKSPASKNKSLTTKKKTLHAPVSGRGSSAQLPVIEAVLATFAHEVRTPLTGVLAISDLLATSDLGERERRWVETIKASAEHLSALATLFVDAARSKASALTLRHDVFDLRALLRTAADSLVGRAAAKGLSTTIAVAEDLPLFVLGDAVRLRAALENLIDNAVKFTAAGAIVMTVHRARAPKGKAGIHFALADSGIGISAAELRRLFRPFSQANVSIAQRFGGAGLGLSSVRQLARAMGGDVTVAAQRTGGAVFTLTAMLDLAPEAEDAADDIAFESPRALRILSVEDNPFGRVVLNAILQELGHQTEFIGRGEDAGDRLAQGGFDLVLMDMVLPGINGVEAIRRIRARTGGLGRIPIIGVSGRDSDEKPALAAGADAFLLKPVSPRALAQTVARILRSRHASAIPRS from the coding sequence ATGCCGCGCAAGCGCACGCCGGGGCACTCCGGCGCGCGGACAGTGCCGCCGTCCAAGCCGTTTCGAAAGAAGACATCTGGAAAAAAGACGCCACGAAAGAAGGCGCTCAAGAGTCCTGCAAGCAAGAACAAGAGCCTCACTACCAAGAAGAAGACGCTGCACGCGCCGGTGAGCGGGCGAGGATCGTCGGCGCAACTGCCGGTGATCGAGGCGGTGCTCGCCACCTTTGCGCATGAGGTGCGCACGCCGCTGACCGGCGTGCTGGCGATCAGCGATCTGCTTGCGACCTCCGACCTCGGCGAGCGCGAGCGCCGCTGGGTCGAGACCATCAAGGCGAGCGCCGAGCACCTGTCGGCACTGGCGACGCTGTTCGTCGATGCGGCGCGCAGCAAGGCGTCTGCACTGACGTTGCGCCATGACGTGTTCGATCTGCGCGCGCTGTTGCGGACCGCAGCCGATTCGCTGGTTGGCCGCGCCGCGGCGAAAGGTCTTTCGACCACCATCGCGGTCGCCGAGGATCTGCCGCTCTTCGTGCTGGGCGATGCGGTGCGGTTGCGGGCGGCGCTGGAGAACCTGATCGACAATGCCGTGAAGTTCACCGCCGCCGGCGCCATCGTCATGACCGTGCATCGCGCCCGCGCGCCGAAAGGCAAGGCTGGCATTCACTTTGCGCTGGCCGACTCCGGCATCGGCATTTCCGCCGCCGAGCTTCGCCGCCTGTTCCGCCCGTTCTCGCAGGCCAACGTCTCGATCGCGCAGCGGTTTGGCGGGGCCGGGCTCGGTCTGTCGTCAGTGCGGCAGCTCGCGCGTGCCATGGGAGGCGATGTCACCGTTGCGGCTCAGCGGACCGGCGGTGCCGTGTTCACGCTCACGGCGATGCTGGACCTCGCGCCGGAGGCCGAGGATGCAGCCGATGACATTGCATTCGAGTCGCCGCGGGCGCTCCGCATCCTGTCGGTCGAAGATAATCCGTTCGGTCGTGTCGTGCTGAACGCCATTCTGCAGGAACTCGGGCACCAGACCGAGTTCATCGGCCGCGGCGAGGATGCGGGCGATCGCCTGGCGCAAGGCGGTTTCGATCTGGTGTTGATGGATATGGTGCTGCCGGGGATTAACGGCGTCGAGGCGATCCGACGGATTCGCGCCCGGACCGGAGGGTTAGGGCGCATTCCGATCATCGGCGTGTCGGGGCGCGACAGCGACGAGAAGCCGGCGCTGGCTGCGGGGGCCGATGCTTTCCTCCTCAAACCGGTGTCACCGCGGGCGCTCGCCCAGACGGTGGCCAGAATTCTGCGCAGTCGTCATGCATCTGCGATACCCCGGTCATGA
- the gluQRS gene encoding tRNA glutamyl-Q(34) synthetase GluQRS yields the protein MPPVFRFAPSPNGYLHLGHALSALLNFEAARASGGRFLLRIEDIDGARSRADYEAAIYEDLAWLGIAWEQPVRRQSEHMSVYGEAVQRLQQAGLVYPAFESRADITRLVAERERQGPWPRDPDGAPLYPGAARTMDADARAALITSDAPYALRLDTAAAVARTGPLSWQEQGTGPAGETGTMVATPERWGDVIVARKETPTSYHLSVVIDDALQGVTHVIRGQDLFWSTSVHRLLQGLLDLPAPLYRHHPLVRDEHGRKLSKSTHATSLRALRAAGLTADDIRARIGLPRA from the coding sequence ATGCCACCCGTTTTCCGTTTTGCACCGAGCCCGAACGGCTATCTCCATCTCGGCCACGCGCTGTCCGCGCTGCTGAACTTCGAGGCCGCGCGTGCGTCGGGCGGCCGTTTCCTGCTGCGGATCGAGGATATCGACGGCGCGCGCAGCCGCGCGGACTACGAAGCCGCGATCTATGAAGACCTCGCCTGGCTCGGCATCGCCTGGGAACAGCCGGTGCGGCGCCAGTCCGAGCACATGTCCGTTTACGGCGAAGCGGTGCAGCGGCTGCAGCAGGCGGGGCTGGTGTATCCGGCCTTCGAGAGCCGCGCCGACATCACACGCCTGGTGGCGGAACGGGAACGACAGGGGCCATGGCCTCGCGATCCCGATGGCGCGCCGCTCTATCCCGGTGCGGCGCGAACGATGGATGCGGATGCGCGTGCGGCATTGATCACAAGCGACGCGCCCTATGCGTTGCGGCTCGACACGGCGGCAGCGGTGGCAAGAACGGGACCGCTCTCCTGGCAGGAGCAGGGCACGGGTCCAGCCGGTGAGACCGGTACGATGGTTGCCACGCCCGAGCGCTGGGGCGACGTGATCGTCGCGCGCAAGGAAACGCCGACGAGCTATCACCTGTCGGTGGTGATCGACGATGCCCTGCAGGGGGTGACGCATGTGATTCGCGGCCAGGACCTGTTCTGGTCGACCAGCGTCCATCGCCTGCTGCAGGGATTGCTGGATTTGCCGGCGCCGCTGTATCGCCACCACCCACTCGTGCGCGACGAGCATGGGCGGAAGCTGTCGAAATCGACCCATGCGACGTCGCTGCGTGCGTTGCGTGCTGCGGGTCTCACCGCGGACGATATTCGTGCGCGGATCGGATTGCCGCGTGCGTGA
- a CDS encoding DNA-3-methyladenine glycosylase family protein, with product MQDGLHNNPNRTSQQPSAMPFHLETQADLDRALQALRSQDRRLDPIFEMVLQAAGPPALRRRAPGFAGLASTICGQQLSTFAAAAIWARMVEAYDELHHDHIRQARADKLRRLGLSVAKIKTLKFIAGEIAAGRLDLAALADAPADAAHAALTKLHGIGPWTADIYLLFCLGHGDAWPAGDLAIQEAVRIGLGLRARPTVKEMATLGEAWRPYRGAAAHLFWSYYKVVKASGFDPMPPEKKVRPAAPAKATTKARTAAKTRKPSSAATRKPAKFATSQKPRKGAARHGR from the coding sequence ATGCAAGACGGACTGCACAACAATCCGAACCGAACGTCGCAGCAACCCTCCGCCATGCCGTTCCACCTCGAAACCCAGGCGGATCTCGATCGCGCTTTGCAGGCGCTCCGCAGCCAGGATCGCCGGCTCGACCCCATCTTCGAGATGGTGCTGCAAGCGGCAGGACCGCCTGCCCTGCGCCGCCGCGCGCCAGGTTTTGCCGGCCTCGCCTCGACCATCTGTGGCCAGCAGCTCTCGACCTTCGCGGCGGCCGCGATCTGGGCGCGGATGGTGGAGGCCTATGACGAGTTGCACCACGACCACATTCGCCAGGCCCGCGCCGACAAGCTGCGCCGCCTGGGCCTTTCCGTCGCCAAGATCAAGACGCTGAAATTCATCGCCGGCGAGATCGCCGCAGGCCGCCTCGATCTCGCAGCCCTCGCCGACGCGCCCGCAGACGCGGCGCACGCGGCGCTGACGAAGCTGCACGGCATCGGTCCATGGACCGCCGACATCTACCTGCTGTTCTGCCTCGGCCATGGCGACGCCTGGCCCGCGGGAGACCTCGCCATACAGGAGGCGGTCCGGATCGGCCTCGGCCTGCGCGCGCGGCCGACGGTGAAGGAGATGGCAACCCTCGGCGAAGCCTGGCGGCCGTATCGTGGCGCCGCCGCCCACCTGTTCTGGAGCTACTATAAAGTCGTCAAGGCGTCCGGATTCGATCCGATGCCGCCGGAGAAAAAGGTCAGGCCCGCAGCTCCGGCGAAGGCCACCACGAAGGCGCGAACGGCTGCGAAAACGCGCAAGCCCTCATCCGCGGCAACGCGCAAACCGGCGAAGTTCGCAACATCCCAGAAGCCTCGCAAAGGAGCCGCACGTCATGGACGCTGA
- a CDS encoding alpha/beta hydrolase, protein MDAERSRLDGPSIPPLSGTTRQLVVFLHGYGADGNDLIDIGYAWRALLPDATFISPDAPEPCAEMPIGRQWFAIDRSNPAARWNGVTSAAPVLHRFLDDTLQRHQLPPTALALVGFSQGTMMALHVGLRRSTPPLAIVGYSGRLTAPNQTDFAAMQAEVTSRPPALLIHGDMDEVVPPASLEFSATGLKTLGITPETHMSHGIGHGIDEEGLRLGGQFLARAFAAARE, encoded by the coding sequence ATGGACGCTGAACGGTCCCGCCTGGACGGCCCAAGCATCCCGCCACTCTCCGGCACGACGCGACAGCTCGTCGTGTTCCTGCATGGTTACGGCGCCGACGGAAACGACCTGATCGACATCGGCTACGCATGGCGCGCGCTGCTGCCGGATGCGACTTTCATCTCTCCGGATGCTCCCGAGCCGTGTGCGGAGATGCCGATCGGCCGGCAGTGGTTTGCGATCGACCGCAGCAATCCCGCCGCCCGTTGGAACGGCGTCACCTCCGCCGCCCCCGTCCTGCATCGCTTCCTCGACGACACGTTGCAACGGCACCAACTGCCACCAACGGCGCTCGCCCTGGTCGGCTTCAGCCAGGGAACGATGATGGCATTGCATGTGGGTCTGCGCCGGAGCACTCCACCGCTCGCCATCGTCGGCTATTCCGGGCGGCTGACCGCGCCGAATCAGACCGACTTCGCCGCCATGCAGGCCGAGGTCACGAGCCGACCACCGGCGCTGCTGATCCATGGCGATATGGACGAGGTCGTTCCGCCTGCCTCGCTGGAATTCTCCGCAACCGGCTTGAAGACACTCGGGATCACACCGGAAACCCATATGTCCCACGGCATTGGCCATGGGATCGATGAAGAAGGACTGCGGCTCGGCGGACAATTTCTCGCACGCGCCTTTGCCGCGGCCCGTGAATAG
- a CDS encoding HNH endonuclease, whose product MNVHVSHHGHPASGFPALVLNADFRPLSYYPLSLWSWQDAIKAVFLDRVNIVANYDHAVRSPSFEMLLPSVVSLKSFVKPTTHPAFTRFNVFLRDKFSCQYCGDGSDLTFDHIIPRSKGGQTTWENVVAACSPCNLRKGNMTPQQAHMFPTQAPYQPTVHQLHRNGRLFPPNYLHDSWMDYLYWDTELDP is encoded by the coding sequence TTGAACGTGCACGTGTCACACCACGGACATCCGGCGAGTGGATTCCCGGCACTGGTGCTGAATGCGGATTTTCGTCCGCTCAGCTATTACCCCCTCTCGCTCTGGTCCTGGCAGGACGCCATCAAGGCGGTGTTCCTCGACCGCGTCAACATCGTCGCCAATTACGATCACGCTGTCCGCAGCCCGTCGTTCGAGATGCTGCTGCCGAGTGTCGTCTCGCTCAAGTCGTTCGTGAAGCCGACGACCCATCCCGCCTTCACGCGCTTCAACGTCTTCCTGCGCGACAAGTTTTCCTGCCAGTACTGCGGTGACGGCAGCGACCTGACCTTCGATCACATCATTCCGCGTTCGAAGGGCGGCCAGACGACATGGGAGAATGTCGTTGCCGCGTGCTCGCCGTGCAACCTGAGGAAGGGCAACATGACGCCGCAACAGGCGCACATGTTCCCGACGCAAGCGCCTTACCAGCCGACGGTGCATCAGCTGCATCGCAACGGCAGGCTGTTCCCGCCGAACTACCTGCACGACAGCTGGATGGACTATCTCTACTGGGACACCGAGCTCGATCCGTGA
- a CDS encoding alpha/beta fold hydrolase has translation MMTSSISATPQPNHASLPGVRLCYRDSGGEGVPLVLLHANTGTSLSWEPQFAAFTAAGYRVIAFDRRGWGGSIADAASGPQPGSVAEDLAALVDHLRLPPFHLLGVAGGGFVALDYGSWRQQTLRSLTVAASTGSFSEPEMEQVRQNLMFPGFYDLPELFREIGPSFRAAEPERTAAWAHAQEQARQPDAPAQPLRTPNTFAKIAQIRSPMLAITASADLYAPPTLMARWLRHIPQAEVVAIADAGHSVPMEQPELFNRAVLDFIGRH, from the coding sequence ATGATGACGTCTTCGATCTCCGCCACCCCGCAACCGAACCATGCGAGCCTGCCCGGCGTCAGGCTGTGCTATCGCGACAGCGGCGGCGAGGGTGTGCCGCTCGTCCTGCTGCATGCCAACACCGGCACCAGCCTGAGCTGGGAGCCACAGTTCGCGGCATTCACGGCGGCGGGCTATCGGGTGATCGCCTTCGATCGCCGCGGCTGGGGCGGCAGCATCGCCGATGCCGCGAGCGGACCGCAGCCCGGCAGCGTCGCCGAAGACCTCGCCGCCCTGGTCGATCATCTGCGGCTGCCGCCGTTCCATCTGCTCGGCGTTGCCGGCGGCGGCTTCGTCGCGCTGGACTATGGATCGTGGCGGCAGCAGACCTTGCGCAGCCTGACCGTTGCCGCCAGCACCGGCTCGTTCAGCGAGCCCGAGATGGAGCAGGTGCGGCAGAACCTGATGTTTCCAGGGTTCTACGACCTGCCCGAATTGTTCCGCGAGATCGGCCCGTCGTTCCGTGCCGCCGAGCCGGAGCGCACCGCCGCCTGGGCCCATGCGCAGGAGCAGGCGCGTCAGCCCGATGCGCCGGCGCAACCGCTGCGCACGCCAAACACATTCGCCAAGATCGCGCAGATTCGCTCGCCGATGCTGGCCATCACCGCCAGTGCCGACCTGTATGCGCCGCCGACACTGATGGCGCGATGGCTGCGGCACATTCCACAGGCGGAGGTCGTGGCGATCGCCGACGCCGGGCATTCGGTGCCGATGGAGCAGCCGGAGCTTTTCAACCGCGCAGTGCTGGATTTCATCGGCCGCCACTAG